Proteins encoded by one window of Orbaceae bacterium BiB:
- a CDS encoding lysophospholipid acyltransferase family protein, producing the protein MMKRLLAGIFRVFLLISCKLITGVQARWLSPPTNRVRIYYANHSSHLDGIVLWSCFPANLRNTIHPVAAKDYWGKSRLKRFIAEDVFNSILITRKPRSQDNPLNVLENILSQYQSLILFPEGTRGSGEQIADFKCGLFYLAKQFPQIEMVPVYLSNLNRVLPKGSKLLVPIICYATFGEPIQPLNEGETKNSFLTRAKQALEELAP; encoded by the coding sequence ATGATGAAGAGATTATTAGCGGGGATTTTCCGCGTATTTTTATTGATAAGCTGTAAATTAATTACGGGTGTTCAGGCTCGGTGGCTTAGTCCACCGACGAACCGAGTTAGAATTTATTATGCTAATCATTCAAGTCATCTTGATGGGATCGTTCTTTGGTCCTGTTTCCCTGCCAATTTACGTAATACTATCCATCCTGTGGCGGCTAAAGATTATTGGGGTAAGAGTCGACTTAAACGGTTTATTGCTGAGGATGTCTTTAATTCTATCTTGATTACTCGTAAGCCCCGCAGCCAAGATAACCCCCTTAATGTGCTCGAAAATATTTTATCTCAATATCAATCATTAATTCTGTTCCCGGAAGGTACTCGAGGTAGTGGCGAACAGATCGCTGATTTTAAATGTGGATTATTTTATTTAGCTAAGCAATTTCCACAAATAGAAATGGTTCCTGTTTATTTGAGTAATTTAAACCGAGTTTTGCCGAAAGGATCAAAGTTATTAGTACCAATTATTTGTTATGCAACATTTGGTGAACCGATTCAACCATTAAATGAAGGTGAAACTAAAAATAGCTTTTTGACTAGGGCTAAACAGGCGTTAGAGGAGCTAGCACCATGA
- a CDS encoding site-specific integrase yields MAYYSIEKRVRADGIPRYRCTVLVKENSKITYRETRTFSKQQIAKTWGINQVSQIEQFGFPQKNDLTKLNLGDLLSKYQSDPNLGEKAGRTKKYVIQLLIDSDIANIKLSELKTHHIVEHCRLRAIGGTSPATISHDISYLRSVLEAAKPIYGIEIDDTVVKDARPLLIQMNLIGKSQRRTRRPINNELELLVKKLKERQSHQSAHIPFVDILNFSILSCMRIGEVCSLRWEDVDYNQRAILVRNRKDPRKKIGNHMLVPLLGMSWDILQTQSKDNDLIFPYNPRSVTAGFQRVRNELGIQDLRYHDLRREGASRLLEQGFSIEEVAQVTGHKNLQTLWNIYISLFPNSLHNKFEKLNRGS; encoded by the coding sequence ATGGCGTATTATAGCATAGAGAAACGTGTTCGTGCAGATGGAATACCTAGATATCGTTGTACCGTTCTCGTTAAAGAAAACAGTAAGATCACTTATCGTGAAACAAGAACCTTTAGTAAGCAGCAAATTGCTAAAACTTGGGGGATAAATCAAGTATCCCAAATAGAACAATTCGGGTTCCCACAAAAAAATGATCTAACCAAGCTAAATCTTGGGGACCTATTAAGTAAATATCAATCAGATCCTAATTTAGGTGAAAAAGCCGGTCGAACTAAAAAATATGTTATTCAATTATTAATTGATAGTGATATTGCCAATATAAAATTATCAGAATTGAAAACTCATCATATTGTAGAACACTGTAGACTCCGTGCTATAGGGGGGACTTCTCCAGCTACTATAAGCCATGATATAAGTTATTTGCGATCAGTTTTAGAAGCAGCGAAGCCTATTTATGGTATTGAAATTGATGATACAGTTGTAAAAGATGCTAGACCCTTGTTGATACAGATGAATTTAATAGGTAAAAGCCAGCGTAGAACTAGGCGACCAATTAATAATGAACTTGAATTACTTGTAAAAAAGTTGAAAGAAAGACAATCACATCAATCAGCACATATACCTTTCGTTGATATATTAAATTTTTCTATATTGTCATGTATGCGTATTGGTGAGGTGTGTTCTCTGCGTTGGGAGGACGTTGACTATAACCAAAGAGCTATATTGGTTAGAAACAGAAAAGATCCAAGAAAGAAAATTGGCAATCATATGTTGGTACCATTATTAGGTATGTCATGGGACATATTACAGACTCAATCTAAAGATAATGATTTAATATTTCCGTATAATCCAAGATCAGTTACCGCGGGCTTTCAACGGGTTAGAAATGAGTTAGGTATCCAAGATCTAAGGTATCATGATTTAAGACGAGAAGGAGCCAGTCGTTTACTTGAACAAGGCTTTTCTATTGAGGAGGTAGCTCAAGTAACTGGCCATAAAAATTTACAAACACTTTGGAATATTTACATTAGTTTATTTCCAAATTCATTACATAATAAATTTGAAAAACTTAATCGCGGGAGTTGA
- the prfC gene encoding peptide chain release factor 3, giving the protein MTEQAYLDEVATRRTFAIISHPDAGKTTITEKVLLFGHAIQTAGTVKGRGANAQHAKSDWMEMEKQRGISITTSVMQFPYADCLVNLLDTPGHEDFSEDTYRTLTAVDSCLMVIDAAKGVEDRTRKLMEVTRLRNTPILTFMNKLDRDIRDPMELLDEVESELNIICAPITWPIGCGKLFKGVYHLAKDETYLYQSGKGHTIQEVRIVKGLNNPELDKAVGEDLAEQLREELELVKGASNEFELEAFLSGDLTPVFFGTALGNFGVDHMLDGLTEWAPTPQPRKTDKREVTATEEKFSGFVFKIQANMDPKHRDRVAFMRIVSGKYEKSMKLRHVRIGKDVTISDALTFMAGDREHVEEAYAGDIIGLHNHGTIQIGDTFTQGEDLKFTGIPNFAPELFRRIRLKDPLKQKQLLKGLVQLSEEGAVQVFRPLMNNDLIVGAVGVLQFDVVVARLKSEYNVEAIYETVNVTTARWVECNDVKKLEEFKRKCEVNLALDGGDNLSYIAPSMVNLNLTQERYPEVIFRKTREH; this is encoded by the coding sequence ATGACAGAACAGGCTTATTTAGACGAAGTGGCAACTCGCCGCACATTTGCTATCATCTCTCACCCCGATGCGGGTAAAACCACCATTACCGAAAAAGTATTATTATTTGGTCATGCTATCCAGACTGCTGGAACAGTAAAAGGGCGAGGCGCTAATGCTCAGCATGCAAAATCTGACTGGATGGAGATGGAAAAACAGCGTGGTATTTCAATCACGACCTCTGTAATGCAGTTCCCATATGCTGATTGTTTAGTAAATTTACTTGATACCCCAGGCCATGAAGACTTTTCTGAAGATACTTATCGAACATTAACTGCGGTTGATAGTTGTTTAATGGTGATTGATGCAGCTAAAGGGGTTGAAGATCGTACCCGTAAATTGATGGAAGTTACCCGTTTACGCAATACACCAATTTTAACTTTTATGAATAAGCTCGATCGTGATATCCGTGACCCGATGGAGTTACTTGATGAAGTCGAAAGTGAGCTGAATATCATTTGCGCGCCAATTACTTGGCCAATTGGTTGTGGTAAATTATTTAAAGGGGTTTACCATTTAGCTAAAGATGAAACCTATTTATATCAATCAGGAAAAGGTCATACCATTCAAGAAGTTCGAATCGTAAAAGGGCTTAATAATCCAGAGCTTGATAAAGCTGTTGGTGAGGACTTAGCTGAGCAGTTACGTGAAGAGCTTGAGCTCGTGAAAGGTGCATCTAATGAGTTTGAGTTAGAAGCATTTTTATCTGGTGATTTGACTCCTGTATTTTTTGGGACGGCACTAGGTAATTTTGGTGTTGATCATATGTTAGATGGTTTAACTGAATGGGCTCCAACTCCTCAACCTCGTAAAACTGATAAACGAGAAGTGACAGCAACTGAAGAAAAATTTAGTGGTTTTGTCTTTAAAATTCAAGCCAATATGGATCCCAAACATCGTGACCGAGTCGCCTTTATGCGTATTGTGTCGGGTAAATACGAAAAAAGTATGAAACTACGTCATGTTCGTATCGGTAAAGATGTCACTATTTCTGATGCGCTAACTTTTATGGCAGGCGATCGTGAACATGTTGAAGAGGCTTATGCCGGTGATATTATCGGTTTACATAATCATGGAACTATTCAAATTGGTGATACCTTTACTCAAGGTGAAGATCTTAAATTTACGGGGATCCCAAATTTTGCACCAGAACTATTCCGTCGAATTCGTTTAAAAGATCCATTGAAACAAAAACAGCTATTAAAAGGCTTGGTTCAGCTTTCAGAAGAGGGTGCTGTGCAAGTTTTTAGACCGTTAATGAACAATGATTTAATTGTTGGTGCGGTTGGGGTGCTGCAGTTTGATGTGGTCGTTGCCCGTCTGAAATCAGAGTACAATGTTGAAGCAATTTATGAGACAGTTAACGTCACTACAGCTCGTTGGGTTGAGTGTAATGATGTAAAAAAACTGGAAGAGTTTAAGCGCAAATGTGAAGTAAACTTAGCATTAGATGGCGGTGATAACTTAAGTTATATTGCCCCAAGTATGGTGAATTTGAACTTAACACAAGAACGTTATCCTGAAGTTATCTTCAGAAAAACACGAGAACATTAA
- the dusA gene encoding tRNA dihydrouridine(20/20a) synthase DusA, with translation MNSVLNRFSVAPMLDWTDRHCRYFHRILTKQTLLYSEMVTTGAILFGKGDYLAFSDAEQPISLQLGGSDPLALAKCAKLAEQRGYNEINLNVGCPSDRVQNGMFGACLMGNATLVGDCIKAMQDQVSIPVTVKTRIGIDEHDSYEFLCQFIETVMPYSSTFIVHARKAWLSGLSPKENREIPPLDYERVYQLKQDYPQLTIAINGGIKTLDEIKEHLKHVDGVMVGREAYQNPILLANIDQQIFDANSPIIDPIDAIKQLYPYIEKELAQGTQLKHIMRHTLGIFNGQKGAKQWRRHLSENAHKKGAGIEVVDRALSFVQSQNLID, from the coding sequence ATGAATTCAGTACTTAATAGATTTTCCGTTGCACCGATGCTCGATTGGACAGATCGTCATTGTCGCTATTTTCACCGAATTTTAACGAAACAGACATTACTTTATAGCGAAATGGTGACAACTGGAGCTATTTTGTTTGGGAAAGGTGATTATTTGGCATTTAGTGATGCTGAACAGCCAATTAGTTTACAGTTAGGTGGTAGTGATCCGCTGGCGTTAGCTAAATGTGCAAAATTAGCAGAACAACGTGGTTATAATGAGATTAACTTAAATGTTGGTTGCCCTTCTGATCGTGTACAAAATGGTATGTTTGGAGCTTGTTTAATGGGTAATGCCACTTTGGTTGGTGATTGTATTAAGGCAATGCAAGATCAAGTGAGTATTCCTGTTACAGTTAAAACGCGGATTGGTATTGATGAACACGATAGTTATGAATTTTTATGTCAGTTTATTGAAACCGTGATGCCCTATAGTTCTACATTTATTGTGCATGCTCGTAAAGCGTGGTTATCGGGATTAAGTCCTAAAGAGAATCGGGAAATTCCACCTCTTGATTACGAACGCGTTTATCAGCTTAAACAAGATTACCCTCAGCTCACAATTGCAATAAACGGGGGGATTAAGACGTTAGATGAGATTAAAGAGCACCTAAAACATGTAGATGGTGTAATGGTTGGTCGAGAAGCATACCAAAACCCTATTTTACTTGCGAATATTGATCAACAAATTTTTGATGCTAATAGTCCTATCATTGATCCTATTGATGCAATTAAACAACTTTATCCCTATATCGAAAAAGAACTAGCACAAGGTACTCAGCTTAAACATATTATGCGTCATACTTTAGGCATTTTTAATGGTCAAAAAGGGGCTAAACAGTGGCGGCGTCATCTTAGTGAAAATGCACATAAAAAAGGTGCAGGTATTGAAGTTGTTGATCGAGCCTTATCATTTGTACAATCGCAAAACTTAATTGATTAG
- a CDS encoding TatD family hydrolase, whose protein sequence is MKKIIDNHCHFEQLTKAEQQRALADYTVVGVASDYQSCLALIDLQQCSEGLFICLGIHPEHFNHYHELPRVIELIEKHQHQLVGIGEIGLPYFSLCKMASDEHKHILQQGLVIFEQFVQLAAKLNLAVNLHCVGESTWQAIAILQRYQIKRALFHWFAGDSKLVHTIYENGWFISVSPQVNHDAVYQHTVKKMPKEILCLESDGPWCYQDMRGEPAMMKNSALQLAQLFECSTNDIIETSQRNGKALWQIS, encoded by the coding sequence ATGAAAAAAATCATCGATAACCATTGTCATTTTGAACAATTAACCAAAGCAGAGCAACAGCGTGCATTAGCCGATTATACTGTTGTTGGCGTCGCATCTGATTACCAAAGTTGCTTAGCACTAATTGATTTACAGCAATGCTCTGAGGGGCTTTTTATTTGCCTTGGCATCCATCCCGAACATTTTAATCACTATCATGAACTGCCACGAGTTATTGAACTTATTGAAAAACATCAACACCAGCTGGTTGGTATTGGTGAAATTGGCTTACCCTATTTTAGTTTGTGTAAGATGGCTAGTGATGAGCATAAACATATATTACAGCAAGGGTTAGTGATATTTGAACAATTTGTACAATTGGCTGCTAAACTCAACTTAGCAGTTAATCTACATTGTGTCGGAGAAAGTACTTGGCAAGCTATCGCCATTTTGCAACGTTATCAAATTAAACGCGCCTTATTTCACTGGTTTGCTGGCGATAGTAAGTTAGTACATACTATCTATGAAAATGGTTGGTTTATTTCAGTCTCACCGCAAGTTAATCATGATGCAGTTTATCAACATACTGTTAAAAAGATGCCTAAAGAGATATTGTGCTTAGAAAGTGATGGTCCTTGGTGCTATCAAGATATGCGCGGTGAACCTGCGATGATGAAAAACTCTGCCTTGCAATTGGCTCAGCTATTTGAGTGTAGTACGAACGATATTATTGAGACCAGTCAGCGTAATGGTAAAGCATTATGGCAGATAAGTTAG
- a CDS encoding CDP-alcohol phosphatidyltransferase family protein has translation MSEEIKNRRPLRSRDSRWAIGAASWLKQKNVIPNDISLFSIICSEIAGIAFLLMFYFDHYWVSILFFILAVLAIQSRLICNLLDGMVAIEGGQKSPVGAIYNELPDRISDTIIFLGVSYGLWMFDWAAYLGWAAALFSVMTAYVRLLGGTCGLTQQFLGPMAKQHRMAVLTAGSAASIFVPFYGHWVLYICLWAIVIGSLLTVIWRTYHIALALNNQQRDNNLPIEQEVDGRDDEEIISGDFPRIFIDKL, from the coding sequence ATGAGCGAAGAGATCAAAAACCGCCGCCCCCTACGTTCCCGTGATTCTCGTTGGGCGATTGGTGCGGCGAGTTGGCTTAAGCAAAAGAACGTTATACCCAATGATATTTCACTTTTTAGTATTATTTGTAGTGAAATTGCTGGTATTGCATTTTTACTAATGTTCTATTTTGATCATTATTGGGTATCGATACTGTTTTTTATATTAGCTGTGCTTGCTATTCAATCTCGACTTATTTGCAATTTACTTGATGGAATGGTTGCCATTGAAGGTGGTCAAAAAAGCCCTGTTGGTGCAATTTATAACGAATTACCTGATCGAATTTCTGATACTATTATTTTTTTAGGCGTAAGCTATGGTTTATGGATGTTTGATTGGGCGGCTTATTTAGGATGGGCTGCGGCATTATTTTCAGTGATGACAGCTTATGTGCGTTTATTGGGGGGAACTTGCGGACTTACACAACAATTCCTTGGCCCAATGGCTAAACAGCACCGAATGGCGGTCCTGACTGCGGGTAGTGCGGCATCAATATTTGTTCCATTTTATGGTCACTGGGTATTATACATTTGTTTATGGGCTATTGTGATTGGTTCATTACTAACGGTTATTTGGCGAACATATCATATTGCATTAGCTCTTAATAACCAACAACGGGATAATAACTTGCCGATTGAGCAAGAAGTGGATGGTCGTGATGATGAAGAGATTATTAGCGGGGATTTTCCGCGTATTTTTATTGATAAGCTGTAA